In Ignavibacteria bacterium, the sequence ATCAATAAAAATGCTTAAAAAAATTGTATTCTTCGCCTTATTTTTAGCTTCGCCGATCTTTTTGAATGTTTTCGCGCAGTCAGAAATACCGGCTTTTGATTTTTTAAGAGTAGAGACCGGGGCAAAAGCATCATCACTTGCGGGAGCTTTTGATACTTACACAGATGACCCCAATGCGATGTTCTACAATCCGGGCAGCCTGAGCACTATTACTAATAATAAAGTATCAGCGGGATTCGGGAAGTACCTGCTTGATATGAACTTCGGTACGCTTGCTTACGCTCAAAAATATAAGGATATAGGATGGTTCGGTATTGGTGTTAAGTATTTTGATTACGGCTCTTTTGATAGAGCCGATGAATCAGGCACACCAACCGGAGAGACATTTAATGCCAACGACCTGATGGTCTCAGTGGGTTACGGTAATTATATTTATGAAAAGATCAATTACGGTATTACCGTAAAATATATATATTCAGGTATAGCGGAATATAAATCATCAGCTTTAGCAATGGATTTTGGTATGCAGTATCATATGCCTGAATCCCAGCTTTCACTGAGCTTCGGAGTGCTGAATCTCGGCGCGCAGCTAAGCTCATATATCAGCACAAAAGAAAAGCTTCCGCTTGATATACGCGTTGGTGTATCAAAAAGACTTGAACACACACCGGTCAGGCTGAATGTTACTTTTGCCAAGCTTAATGAAAGCCGCGAAAAGCTTGTTCAGCATTTTAAGGCATTTTCAATCGGTGCTGAATTCATATTCAGCGATTATGTATCTGCCCGCTTAGGCTATGATAATGAAAGCCGCCAGGATATGAAGCTCGGAACATCGCTGGGCATTTCGGGATTTTCTACAGGTTTAGGTATACGGTTTGCTGAAAAGTATGTTTTTGATTATTCGCTGAACTCACTTGGTAAAGTAGGAAGCACACACAGAGTAAATTTGGGGTACATATTCAATTAAATATTTATGGATAAAAAAATAAAGGACCTGACTGTTTCTGAATTCAGTACGCTAGTAAAGAGAATTGTAAGAAAAGAACTTAAAGAATTTGATCCGGATGAGGGATTGGAAGTTAAGGATGATGTTAAAAAACTTCTCCGCAAATCAGCCAAAGAGAGGAAATCCGGTAAACTGGAAACTATTCCTTTTGAAGAAGTTTTCAAATAATTTTTTAAATGGCTTTTAAAATTGACTTTACAAAAGAAGCTGTTAAATCAGTTAACAAGTTGCCGGAAGACATTAAAATTGGATTAAAGGAAAAAATAGTTTGGCTGGCAGATAATTCGGATAACATTATACATAGAAAGCTTAAAGGGAACTATTATTCTGAAGTTTTTAAACTACGATTCGGAAATTATAGGATATTATACCGAATAAATAAAACGAACAAAACAATTACAATAGAGACTGTCGGTCATAGAAAAAGTATTTACAAATAAAAATAAGGAGAAAACAAAAATGTTCAACGAAGAAGGAATTGCCGGCGGAGCCGGAATGGAAGGCGGAGCAGGCGGAGCGGGAAAAACCGAACGCACTTATATTGTGCAGTCAGGTGATACACTCAGCAAAATAGCAAAAGAGTATTATGGTGATGCAGGTAAGTATATGGATATTTTCAACGCCAATACTGATAAACTTTCTGACCCTGATAAAATACAGGTAGGTCAGGAACTGATAATCCCGTAATGAATTTAACAAAAGCCTGTTATTAAGAATAACAGGCTTTGATAATTAAAACATAAGATGCGAAAACAACTCACTTACTTCATCCAGTCCTTCATAATAATTTTATTTTCAGTATTTTTTATTTCATCGTGCGGAACTGATGCTCCTGTAACCAATACTCCAGCCCCTGAGCCGGTTGATACCTCTACTTTTGAGTATCCGTTCACAATAGGAACCAGCTGGAATTACTCGCTCACTATTTCGGCTGAAAATATCCGGCCGGATTCAGTCAGGTATTATTTCAATTCATACCCCGTTACAGGTTATGGATATTCAGAAATTCTTTACGATACTGTAGTAGCTCCGGGCGGACCGGCCAGGGTTTTATATGACAGGCTAATTGTTGGCACAGATACAACAGCCAGCAGGTATTATTATACTAATAATGAATATTCTATGGTATGTTACGGATTCAGGGGCTCAACAGGCGCTTCGTTTCCGTTCCGAAAACTGAATATCCCTTATTCCAATTTCAACGGTCTTATTTCTGAAAATATAACAAATAATTACAGTTCTGTTTCGGATACATTTATCTCTTTAAGCCCTCCCGTAATAGTTATAAAATACCCGGTAATTAGAAATACGGAGTGGGTAATCTTCAATTTCGGGGT encodes:
- a CDS encoding type II toxin-antitoxin system RelE/ParE family toxin — its product is MAFKIDFTKEAVKSVNKLPEDIKIGLKEKIVWLADNSDNIIHRKLKGNYYSEVFKLRFGNYRILYRINKTNKTITIETVGHRKSIYK
- the porQ gene encoding type IX secretion system protein PorQ, producing the protein MLKKIVFFALFLASPIFLNVFAQSEIPAFDFLRVETGAKASSLAGAFDTYTDDPNAMFYNPGSLSTITNNKVSAGFGKYLLDMNFGTLAYAQKYKDIGWFGIGVKYFDYGSFDRADESGTPTGETFNANDLMVSVGYGNYIYEKINYGITVKYIYSGIAEYKSSALAMDFGMQYHMPESQLSLSFGVLNLGAQLSSYISTKEKLPLDIRVGVSKRLEHTPVRLNVTFAKLNESREKLVQHFKAFSIGAEFIFSDYVSARLGYDNESRQDMKLGTSLGISGFSTGLGIRFAEKYVFDYSLNSLGKVGSTHRVNLGYIFN
- a CDS encoding LysM peptidoglycan-binding domain-containing protein encodes the protein MFNEEGIAGGAGMEGGAGGAGKTERTYIVQSGDTLSKIAKEYYGDAGKYMDIFNANTDKLSDPDKIQVGQELIIP